Genomic DNA from Candidozyma auris chromosome 1, complete sequence:
ACTACgcaacatcaacatcactTCGCACAGTACTGTTGTACCAATACCACAGCTACTAGCGCAAATTGACTGCAAATTTACTTCACGATGGCAGACTCGCAAATAATAGCCTCAAGAATGTTGCGTTCTCAGCGCTATATGGTACTCTTGATCTTCACGTTGTTCGTCACGTTTTTGATAATAACGTCTTCCTCAGCGCATTCATACATCAAGGAATCCAAGGTTGGCAAATCAGTCAGCTCGTACGTTGACACAGCAAAGTCATGGGCCAACTCAAAATATGCTGATCTGAGTTTGGAATCTGAGGAGCAAGAAGAGGCTTCTAAGCTTGCCGAGGCAGCAGCCGACGCTGATGGAAAGGCTGAGGGGAGTGCTGGGGACGCAGATTCGGTCACGAACTCTCCATCACTACAACCAGATACCACAATTGCCCCTACTAACTAAAAAAGTGGAGTTAGAATCCGAGACTACACCACTATTCCACTCGTCACTCAAGTTAATGGCACTTAAATATGTATCCATGAATTAATATAATAtttgaactcaaagaacTTTGTTAAAGGTTTTTCCaaatcaacttttcaacGTAATCACCCTTCGTTTTCTCACGAAGGAATCCCATGGTCGTAAGTTCTGCACTACTCTGTATAAACCATGCATAAACCAATCTTTCCCACTTCGTGTCATCCTTTGCCGCATCATTAAGCATATTTGTCATTTGATCTTTGAATTCTCCAACATAATCTCGGatctgcttcttgagctcgtCTAAAATCTCCTTTTTTGGGATTGACAGCTTGAATGCAACAAAGAAGTCCCATATATTTATGTTCACAGGTGCATCCTTGTAGATGTGGTACAATTTCGGAAGAAGTGGACCTATCACCTTCAGCGaattgtgcttcttctctgtgaTACTCAAAACCAAGTTATTCTTTAAGAATTGCTGAGGTTGGTCGAGAGCAGATTCTAGGGCCTCTTTCAGCCTTGGCCTGATGAGCTTGATCATAAGATTCTCGTAACTCTCTTCAATGGTGACTTTTGGGAGGAATTTGTCCATCTCACTAATTCCACCCGTAATTGTCAACACTTCATTGAAAAGATTATCACTGATTTTCATGTTTAACGCAGGATTCTCATGCAAATAGTCCGTGATGAGTCGGAGTAATTGCTCAGAGGTTATCCCGGGTCTGCTCAACGCTCTCTTGAGCCCGAGGGTATCCTCATCTGTCACATCGTCTATAGTGATCTTTATTGTTTCACTTTGTATGAATTGCGAAAACCTCTTTATCCGAGCGTCATCGAAACTTCTTATTGTTTTCAAAACATCACTTAGGTACGAAGAGTTGATGAGTTGATTATTTGTCACAAGCTTGTAAAGCTGGAATACCTGCTTTTCTCCACTACTCAAAAAATGGATGATATGAATGGCGTTCATGACCGCgttttgatatttttgaAGTTGCAGTCTAGCACTTCGGAAAAGATCGTAAATTGCTTGGTCACTGGTGAGTAGTTCATTGATCTTTTCCAGCATTGCCTGTGCATCTTCGTCGTTCTTCTCATTCctgagattttgaaagctATGCAAAAGAAACTCGATGTGTGTTTTGAAAGACGGAAGCTTTCGTAGTGCATCGAAATGGAAACTCTGGGGAGCGAAGTCTGGGTCAACCATAATGGAGAGAGGCAGTTGGTAGAAATGTATCATATACGTTAACTTAAATTCAGTGACTAGAGAGTCAATCGAATTATTCGAGTTCTCAAATCTGTTCAAAACAATCAGCGAAAGCTGAGCATCTAGTAGAAGTGGGTTTTCAGATGTTATTTCGTTTCGTAACAAGATGTTGTCGATCACCTGAAAACAAATGTCCTTGTTGTTACGAGCCTCTAGTTTTGTCGCATTAATAAGTGTCCTCAGACGGCTCGTTATGTTCCTGCTAATCCAGTCGCTGATTCCCTTCGAACTGAGAGCCATGATGAGTTTTATGGGTATTGTTTTGCAGTAAACACTTAGGAGATGCACGAGCTGATTGAGAATTTCATTGGAAAATGCATCGCtatcttgaagcacaaCTACTATGCGAAAGTGTTCCTTGGAATTCGTTCGATTGATATAAGCGTCCACCCATTCTTCCACAATCTCAAAATCGTAGGATATACGGCCACCGTCACCGGCATCACCGTCGACAGCATCTAGATCCTCGTCCTCTTCGACCTGTGTTTTTTGGTCTTGCTCCTGCTCCTCGTCGAACGAAGCAATGGGATCATCTTGAAGACGCAGCTTTGGCTCAAGTACCTGCTTGATAAACTCTCTCATGGCTGCCTTTATGTGGATACATTCTTTTGAATCAAGCATTACTAACCTCACATGTTGATTTCTTCCACTCTGATACAAGTGCCCTGCAAACTCATCGAGAGTACGAAGATTGTTGGCAGTATTTGAGCTAAGACCTAAAAACGCGGTAGCTAGTTTCGAGGGGAAAGGATTGtcaacaaattgaacaagatTAGCAAAGAACTGATCATTAGCTGAGTTAAGAATCCTCTGAATGGCGCCAAGCTGGTGGTTCCACACCTTTTCATACAAGTTATACCTGTGTTTGGTCAAAGATGCACTCTCACCTTCATGAGAAATGAAAGGACAAGCCGAGATCTCCTCTTTTttgattctctttctctcaCTCGTATCAATTGTATAGTGAGTCTTTTGTGAGCTGTGGTCCAAAGCTCCACGAACCGGCATTGCCgtaatggttgcaaaaatgaaaatacCCTCCTAATGTGGCATTGGATAATCCTCGCTCACCTCAAGTAGGCAGGCCGCGCAAgccctttttttttcgcaaccacGCCCAAACCCACTTACCgcaagaaggaaaaagtcTGGCAGTGGGAGATGAATCTCTAAAAATAAAAACGCCATTTTCCCCTAATTTAGAAGATTCAATGACAAGCTGAAGGAGGAATGCGTAGTAGATTGATTGACAGCAATCCATTCACAATTGGTCGGTTAAAAGGGGCTTACCTTAGTGACATTGTTTGGTTGCCTAAAGCAGTCCGTGCAATCCTTCTATTATCCTTCCTGCGACATCCTCTAAGAAGGAGTGATTCGGTCTCCCCCCCCCTATGGTGGGATCCAAGACCGGAGGTGTCAAATAATGACGACAACGCAAAGAAAAACTGGAATTTGAAAGGAAATCATTCAAAATTACTAAATTCAAATATTTAATAATTTCTTGGATCTGTTTCACTGCGATGGCCCGAGTTTCCAGTTTCACCTTCTTGCCCAGTTCTATACATGCTCCTCCGCGGGAGCGGCGTCCCATCTTGCCCCACATTTCTACATATATTGCCCGAACGTACTTTTAATTAACCATCTGGCTCACTTTTTGTTCTTGCGTCGAACTTTCTTCGGTGCTCCTATCCCTACGTCATGACGGACTCAGAATTGAGGCACCGTAGGTCTCCTGAACCCATTGAGGGTGCCAAAACTGCCACCTCCCACCACCAGAGgccaaagaggaagaagaaaaagcactTGATCAATGTCGCCCCTTTGGATACACCGCTCCATCGAAGGCTCGAGACATTGAGCGTGATGTGGCACACAGTGTCAATTCCAAGTTTCTGCTGCTTGTTCCTCTACATTTTGTGGCTAGGCTGGCTCTCCTGGTTGCTTATCGTGATCCCATATTTCATCTGGTTCTATGGGTTTGATCTCCACACACCAACCAACGGTAAGGTGGTCTATAGGGTTCGTGCTGCCATGAAAAACCTCATAATATGGAAATGGTTCGTAGATTATTACCCAATACGTGTGCACAAAACATGTGAGTTGGAGCCCACGTTCACAACTGAGATTGTCGAGGAGATCACCCCtgacgacgaagaagacttgaTCTCAGAGAACGCCCGCACAACTTTAGacaaattcttcaagtttaTCGGCCTCAGGAAGCGCTTGAACGACGCTGAGACCTCCTCTCCATCCCCACCACTCGAGGATGACGACGATACCAAAAGCACCGattcaaagctttcaagTACAGTTCAAAAAGTCAGGAAGGTAGGTGGCGGGCCTCGTTACATTTTCTGCTATCATCCTCATGGTGTTATATCGATGGGTGTAATGGGCTTGTTTGCGACCAATGCTTTGAGAAATCAGCCTTTTAAGCCACCAGCGAAATTCTTACAACCATTTTTCCATGACCCGTCGAAGGAAAAGGAACTTTTTCCCGGTATTGGGTATGTTTTTCCCCTCACACTCACCACCCAATTCACCATTCCAATCTACAGAGATTACCTATTGTCTTTGGGACTCACAAGTGCAAGTGGgaagaatatcaagagTGTGATCAACAATGGCGACAATTCAGTGTGTCTTGTAATCggaggagctcaagagtCCTTGTTGAATGACATGGTAGGAGACAATATGCGTGTTGGAGCAGGATACAAGGGTCCTGAAtctgatgacgaagatgtGAAGGAGACGAAGCCTAAACGTCAAATAAAGCTCGtgcttcaaaaaagaaagggTTTTGTGAAAATAGCGATTGAGTTAGGTAACGTATCTTTGGTACCTACATTTGCATTTGGTGAGGCTGATATTTATAGATTGGCCAAGCCAAAGGAAGGATCACTTTTCCATTCCTTCCAACTAGGGTTGAAGAAGTTAACTCTGTTCACATTGCCATTTTTCAGTGCTAGAGGCGTGTTCATTTATGATTTTGGCTTTTTGCCATTCAGAACTCCTATAAACATCTGCACTGGAAGGCCCATATATGTTCCACCTGGATTGGTACTGAAAAAACGTGAGGAGGACTCTACAGAAACCAAGAAGGATGTTGCAAAATCAGAAACATCGAGTGATAAAAAATCCGGGCTGAGCTCAGATTCCCGCTTCTCTATTTTCAAAGCAAAAGGAAAGcccaagaaaagaagcagacCTCATATTGATCAAGAGGTTCTTGATCATTACCATGGCTTGTACATCGAGGAGCTTAAGAAGGTGTACGAAGAAAACAAGCATCTCTATGGTTACGGAGACGTCGAGCTTGTCATTGTCGAGTAGTTATCTTGAACCGTAATGAATTATTTCAATAAATTCGAAATTTTACCTAtaaacaagaagatcgatAGTGCAGTGATGTAAAAATTATACCATTTTGTCGTTAAAAGTTACCGTTTTTGTTGCCATCATTATTGAATCTCTTTTTAAACAAGCCCTCCTTTTTATACTTGCGGTATTGCTTGAGAAGTCCCCGGTCCAACTTACGTCTGCCACCTGCTTTATTTGTCAgattttcattttgaacGTCTGTCGACATTGAGGCAGTTTGTTTTCTGTAGAAGGACTTGGATTCGTTGAGGGTTTCTCTGAACTCGTTGACCTCTTTGACTTTAGATTCGAACTGTAACTCTTTCTGCTTGACTTTGTCgttctccttgttctcCCAATTTTTGAAACCATCGAAGGATGCGTCACCTCCGAAGGGAGCATTACCGTAAGATTTGCCTTGTGGGTACATGTCCCAAAGGAAATCGTTATCAAGATTATGCATGAGTGGATTCGATACGAACATTCCTGTTATTGATTCCTTCAAAGGGTGCTCAGGAACGCGTATCAATGAGTTAGTGTTGTAATCAACCTTGAACTCAAGGATATTATTTGCCGGTTCAAATGCGCTGTGTTgttgcttttcttcgttgatATCCTTAGACTTCTCGTTTTCTAGAGCAGGAAACTCGTGATGCTTATGACGTACAAACCTCGAGGGCACCTCGAACTTGTACAGAAACTTGCCTGAATCTATTTGTGGTCTGACAGGAAGATCTCTCATGTATACTTTGGCGTAGAAGTGGTCCAAGGGCAAATCGAGAATGTCCTTAGGCGGTTTGGGAAGCTTATCAACTGGCATATACTTGCTGGAAGACAGCTGACTTGTCTGtttttccttttccttGCTTTCGGAATCCGCTTTCAGGGCACGAAGTACCTCGGTGTTACCACGCTGTGCAAATGATATAGGCTTCTTGGGAGTCGATAGTTCCTCACCACCTTCGCCATCTGATTTTTTAGACTGAAATCTTAACAGACCGACTGAGGGCTTAAGCAGGGCCTGCCTTCTTAAAGCTTGCCCTGCAATACAAGCAAATGTACGTGAAGTTAGACGATTAGACATGATCACTGACTCACTTCTTTCGACAGGTATTGCCTGTAGTCATTAGTTTTTCTCTCTATAGAGGCGACATTTTGTCACGTGCAAGAATGAAACCTGTTCACCAACCCCAAACCGTCAAAGAGTGTAAGAGGTGGATAATTACTCGAGAAAGGTGATTGTCCTTCAGAATTTCATTATCTACTTCTTCCAGCGTCTACTCAGATGTTTGATTTTTGGTATATCATAGGTATTTTACCTAACCAACTTTTTGGCAAAACTCGCGAACATCTACGAAAGATTTAGCCCAAGTTACTACTCACGACATCATTATTAGATTTACCAAGACTTTAAATTTTTATCCATTACATGGAAGGAGGTACGAGACTCAACTATATCAACATTCGGAATATATCGGTGAAGCTGCATCTGAACAGCAATAAAATGCTTTTCGGCTCATCGTAGTGTGCTTCACGGGTATGTCACTGGGCGACATGAAATACGAAAATAATGTCATTGACTTCACCTTAGTGTTTAATTATTCAACTTGTGGatacaaaaaaattattGTATCGTGTAAAAGATAATCTTGTGAGGAGTCTCTTGCATCCTTGTTTCTAGATATGGTCCTGTATCTCTTGTGTCTGTAAGTCTGTGCCTCAAACAAAGATTCACTGAATGCCCACAGCACTCTAGGTTCACCCATTTTTCTGTCAATTTCAGTAATTTGAACGGCATTTCATGAAATCACATCATTTTCGCATCCACTAACAGCAGGGATgtcaactttctcatgGGTCCCACGTTGACAGCCACAGTGCGCCTACACAGTACGCCCGCCGTTGGAGTAGCGAAAAAATACCGCTCCCCGGCGAAAGTCGATGGTTAAATTGCACCTCCGCAACAACCTCTCCAAGCTACTCATGTCTGTCCACAGAGAAAAGGTCGACTTGAAAGCATTGCCTCATACGTTTGATAAGCCTGTGCCCTTGGCTATCATTGGAGGTACTGGTCTCTACGATTTGCCTAATCTAAAGCCGGTTGCTAGACTTACTGTCTCGACGCCGTGGGGGTTCCCATCTGCTCCTATCACCATCTCGCAGACAGAGAAAGGCGATCACGTAGCGTTTTTGGCTCGTCACGGCTCCCACCACGATTTGTTGCCTTCTGATGTGCCTTCTCGTGCCAACAttgctgctttgaagaagattggcGTGAAGGCCATTGTGGCCTTCTCCGCTGTAGGGTCTTTGCAACAGGAAATCAAGCCCAGAGATTTTGTTGTGCCCACTCAGGTAATTGATAGAACAAAGGGAATCAGACCATCAACCTTTTTCGAAAGGGGCTTTGTTGCACACGCCATGTTTGGCGAGCCTTTCGActtgaagctcaacaagattgTCGTGGACGCAATTCCTTCTACAGGGTTCTTGGAAGGGTTCGACACAGATGCAACGCCGATTTTGCACAGCAAGCAGCACACAAACAAAGGAGAAGACTTGACGGTGATCTGCATGGAGGGTCCTCAATTCAGTACACGGGCAGAGTCAAAGCTCTACCGCACCTGGGGCGGCTCGGTGATCAACATGTCGGTATTGCCAGAGGCAAAATTGGCACGTGAGGCAGAAATCGCCTACCAGATGATCTGTATGTCCACTGACTACGACTCATGGAACGAGAGCGAGGAGCCTGTCACCGTGGAAACGGTTGTGGGCAACTTGAAGGCCAACAGTGCCAATGCAACGAAGattgcagccaaattggTGGATGTGATCTCTGAGGAATTGCGCACCGGCGCTGCCGGTTTGGGGAAAGATTTGGAAGGTACCATGAAGTTCGCTGTAAGCACCAGCCCCCACGgtgtgaagaaggaattgTTAGAGAAAATGCACTTCTTGTTCCCTGGGTACTGGCCAGTGCACTGATCGAGTCCCCACAATTGATTACTATAGAATGGACAGATAGACAACCATATGATTTAGAGCCCACATTGTGACGTAGATAGGAGGCCCCGCCTAAAGTGAGCAATCATCGGCAGGAGTGGCAGACCATCCCCTCTGATCTGGGTGCATTGCACAGAAGGTAGCGGGTGCGTTATCGCTGGAGTCCATCCATGGTATCTGCGGCGGCCACCTCCACATATCCAAAGCctgaaaaatttgataagaaggagaggaagaaggagagacaACAAAATCTATTTGCATGTGTTGCCCAAAATACCGtgactttcttttcctcgtCGTAGGATTCTGCACTATTTCACATGGAATCATACGATGTGTCAGGGacaaaaaaggaagaagtaGAGATAGTGAGGCAGCAGCGCTCACTTTTTGTGGGGAAAAAGTGAGTAAAAGGGGGCCTTTCGCACTGCTTTGTAGGGGCTACTCCGAGGCCCCgacacaaaagaagcaacGAACAAGGATTCCTCCTCAACGCAAGTAACAACCTCATTTTTGCCTGCAAATAGCCAATCACCTCACAGTTAACACGCATTGTAAGACATCCGTACATTGTTATCTAGTGGGGTGAGTGGTGGTGTGAATGGGTGAATATGCGGTCAGACGGTATCAATATATCTGTGTGGGAAGAGTCGCAGCCCTTTTGTTCGCGCTCCCCACAATGATGGAAGGAACTAGAGAGGTAAGGAATGAGAAAACccaacgaaaaaaaaaaccaacaACTCGACATGTCCGCAAACCACAGTCgatttcttttcttgttccTTAGCTAAAGTATGTCATTGACAGAGcaatcaattttttttggatcGACCATCCATCTTtactcttttcttttttgcacGCGGCCTACGCTTGCTTACTTCCCTCTGATGCTTCCTCGCTTTGCGGGTTTCGTTACGCTAGCGTGGCCACGTGACCCACCGTCTCGTTTCCTCCCTAAGCATCACCCTCAACCGCCTCCCGTATATAAAGCGCCTGCGACGTCCCCAGTACCCGCATCAGTGTGATTTTCCTCAAAACCATGTCATTGAGAACTTTGGGCTTGAACTCCTCCCTCAAGGGCCTCCTTGCCAAATCGGCTGAAAACGTGAAAACCGTCGAAACGGTGTTGAATTTCCGCAAGCACCCACAAGAGCTGTTGGAAAAGGTCATCACTCGATGCGACCAGGAGATGGGTGGCTCTTCCACCGTCAACTTTGACATTGACCCACAAGAAGGTGCTGGACACTTTCATGGGTACTTGAACTTAGATTTGCCAAAAAACAACCCGGAAATCACAAGGTCTGGCTATGCCATGTTCCGCACAAAGGACCAGAAGGAGTCATGGTTTTCCGGTGACTCGTACTGGGACTGGTCCCAGTTCAGCTCGTTGGTGTTGCGTGTCAAGGGAGACCGGAGGAAATACTTGGTGAATATTCAGGCCAACACTCCTTTGGTGACTGACTTGTTCCAGCACAGGCTCTTCTTGCACCACCCTGGCGACTGGGAGACTGTTGTGATTCCATTGAACGACTTTGTCATGACCAATTGGGGCATAATTCAGGACGGTTCtgagctcaacaagtctGAAGTGAAGACTGTAGGCATTGGTTTGTTGGACAAGCAGTATGGACCTTACAGCTTGAAGATCGACTGGATCAAGGTGATGACGGGCGCAGAGGTTGAAAAGGTCACTGACATGTCTCGTGCTGAGAGATTGGCACTTGACCAGCAcaacagagaagaaaaccGCAGAGATATGGAGACAAACATGCCTACGGGCAATGGCGGGAGCGCTCTCAACACACAcaaatttgaagagccaaagaacACCGTGATTTAAATTGGTTACTGCCCTCGTTGCATTTGACCGCTACAATCTTAAGGAATGTCTATTGCACATCAACGTTGTTGAGCAATGTCATTGTGGATGATCTCACGCGAGAGCCGTCCGAAGCATGCTACTGCTGACTTCATTTTCTACTCGGCCATTCCCTCACATCTATTCAATCTACCAATACCATGCAATCCTTTTTTGAGCTGCTGTGTTTCTGTTCTACGTGCCCCGGCCAGTCACTATCCCTGAAATTCTCCACATCAAATTACATACGGAAATACatggctttttttttttcagaGTTCCCCTCTAAGTAGTTATCAATCGgtcaagcttctccacatcTTGAAGGTCCCCTCTTGTTACCGGAGCCCTCATTTCGCACACGTGACCTATTTCTTACAGTATTACCCGGCCTAGGAAAGTGTCGCGCATCCACTGAGAGATCGCTCCGAAAATTTTTTAAACTCTTCCTTTCCATTTAAACAGTATCGATTATCAAATATGGCAAGAGGCCCGTATGTCAAATCCACCCTTTTAACGAAGGGCAGATGAAAAGACAAAATCAAAGGAAGTAcagcttttttttgaagttggAACCCGTATAATACCGCCtgttttcatttttttggaaactATCAGCCGGTCTCCAGCCATTCCATTTATGGACTGGCCAGGATGGGAGCCTTGTCTTGATAATCGGTTGCTGTGGCGACCACCTATTGGTGTGCTGTGCCAAAGTCATGTCAATTTATGTTGTGTTTGAGGCCGACCTTTGCTCAATTTTCTGTTCTTTGACGTACATGGCACAGCTACGGCCTCCCAATTTTTGTGTCCCACGCTTCCGATTGCATCTGTCTTTCGTAGTATTTAACTATTACTAACTtgtaaaagaaagaagcacCTTAAAAGATTGGCGGCTCCATCCCACTGGATGTTGGACAAGTTGTCCGGTACCTACGCACCAAGAGCCTCTGCCGGTCCCCACAAGTTGAGAGAATGTTTGCCATTGATTGtgttcttgagaaacagGTTGAAATATGCTTTGAACGGCAGGGAAGTCAAGGCTATCTTGATGCAAGAGCATGTCAAGGTCGACGGTAAGGTCAGAACCGACTCCACTTACCCAGCTGGCTTCATGGACGTAATCACCTTGGAGGCTACCAACGAGAACTTCAGATTGGTGTACGATGTCAAGGGCAGATTCACTGTCCACAGAATCACCTCTGAAGAGGCTTCCTACAAGCTTGCCAaggtcaagaagattgctTTGGGTAAGAGAGGTATCCCATACGTTGTCACCCACGACGGTAGAACCATCAGATACCCAGACCCATTGATTAGAGCCAACGACACCGTCAAGATTGACTTGGCTACCGGTAAGATCAGcgagttcatcaagtttgaCACTGGTAGATTGGTTATGGTTACTGGTGGTAAGAACATGGGTAGAGTTGGTGTTATTACCCACAGAGAGAAGCACGAGGGTGGTTTCGACGTTGTCCACATCAAGGATGCTTTGGAGAACACTTTCGTCACCAGATTGACTAACGTCTTCGTCATTGGTGAGGAGGCTGGCAAGCCACACATCTCTTTGCCAAAGGGTAAGGGTATCAAGTTGTCTATTACTGAGGAGCGTgacagaagaagagctcaacaagGTTTGATTGCTTAGATCAATACTGTATTATAAGAATGGAACACGAATAATTGGAAGGCTATCTAGTGATGTAGACAAACGGGGAACTTGCGGTTAGGACTCAAGTATATGGAAAGAAATGATGAAGGGCAATGGAAGTCATCTAGTGGCTGGACAAGAAACGTCGCATCTAGATTTCCCAACCGACACCACTGAATGATAAGCTTCGATCTATCAATAGTAGGTCATGAAACAAGGTGAGGtccatttcgcagccaccacGTTGAATCTGCAGGGCGCACTGATTATAGCCTCAACATTCAACTCCGAACCAACCTTAGATTTGAGTATGACTTCGAGGTACAGAGTTGAGTATGCGTTAAAGAAGCACAAGCGTGATGAATTCATCGAGTGGATCAAGTCACTTTTGGCTGTTCCATTTGTGCTACACGCAGATTTGGAGAACTACGAAGAGATCTACTCAATCACCAATGAACACGAGAAAGAGGCTGACCACTTTCTCGAAATGCACGAACAGACACTTGCAAAGACATGCCTGGAGAGATACATAGAGGTATTTATGGATGTGGAAAAATTGATCGATAGCACACGTTATTTGGATAGCTTCATTGACGACGGCTCTAACAATGTCTCTCGCTCTAGACTTAGGGAATTGGTGCCCTCAGTAGGCAAGTTCTTCACAAGATTACCATTGAAAGATGCTTTTGAGATTGAGGATAAAAAGAAGCATATTTCCAGAAGGAGGCTTGTGTCTCCATCATTTAATGATGTGAGGGCGATTTTGAATACTGCTCAAGTGCTCGCTCTCACATCCCATGCGGACCCTAACTCCAGGTTGAAGCTTATTACTTTCGATGGAGACGTCACCCTTTACGATGACGGCAAAAACCTTTACAAAGAATCTCCCTTGGTCGATTGtcttgttgagctcttgGCCAATGACATTTACGTCGCCGTTGTCACTGCTGCGGGTTACCCTGGAGAGGCAGGTGCCAAAGAGTATCACAAAAGGCTTCCTGGACTCATTGAGGTATTGGGAACGACAGATCAGCTTACGAATCAGCAAAAAAGCAactttttggtgatggGAGGTGAGTCGAACTATTTATTCAGATACGATTGTGAGATTCGTGGGCTTAGATTCATTGAGGCTGAACAGTGGTACTTGCCACTTATGAGAGACTGGGACGTGAACAAGATCCACAATATCATGGATGCATCATACGATCATTTGGTGCACCTACAGAAGAAATTTTGTTTGGATCAAGATGAGAAGACCACGATTATTCGAAAGGAGAGATCTTTAGGAATCATACCCACTAACGGATTCAGGATTCTGCGTGAAATCTTGGAAGAGATTGTCTTGTCATTGCTGTCGAGATTGCACGATATGCTTTATGCTACTTCCTCGTTGCCCAAAGCTAAGGACGAGAGCCACCACTTCACCTCAATAGTGACGGACGTATCTGGAGGTGACTTAAGAGTGTGTGCTTTCAACGGTGGTGCAGACGTTTGGGTGGACATTGGCGACAAGTCCTTGGGCGTGGAAGCTTTGCAACACTACCTCTGCAAGGATTCAGGTAAGCCACCAATCTCCAAGAGTGAGTCTTTGCACATTGGAGACCAATTCGCATCTGTTGGAGCCAATGACTACAAAGCCAGACTTAGCGCTTGCACGGTATGGATTGCAAGCCCCAAGGAGACCGAAGAGATTCTTTTCCATCTTATAGACTTTTTGGCAAAGGCTCCCAAAGATTGAGCCATCGAAGCCACTAACGTTTGCTAAGATAAGATTATGTACATTCTCAATAGGAGTTATTCGGAGTTTAAAATGTTAGGCGAGCGTTGTGGATAACTCATCTAGGACATACAAATAGTTCACATGCGGCTTGTTGCAGGACCCATTAACCTCTCTTCCTCGCCACCATAGCTTCGTTATGCCTTCACGCTCCAAATTTTATGATCCTTCCAAAGGTAAATACTTTAACCCAAAGGTAGATCGCCGTGTTGCAATCGTAACTGGCGGAAATTCAGGTATTGGCTGGTACACTGTGTTGCATCTCTACCTCCACGGCTACATCGTGTATATCGCAGGAAGAACCGAGAGCAAAGTCTTGAAGGCCATTGAAGATATT
This window encodes:
- the ISN1 gene encoding IMP 5'-nucleotidase: MTSRYRVEYALKKHKRDEFIEWIKSLLAVPFVLHADLENYEEIYSITNEHEKEADHFLEMHEQTLAKTCSERYIEVFMDVEKLIDSTRYLDSFIDDGSNNVSRSRLRELVPSVGKFFTRLPLKDAFEIEDKKKHISRRRLVSPSFNDVRAILNTAQVLALTSHADPNSRLKLITFDGDVTLYDDGKNLYKESPLVDCLVELLANDIYVAVVTAAGYPGEAGAKEYHKRLPGLIEVLGTTDQLTNQQKSNFLVMGGESNYLFRYDCEIRGLRFIEAEQWYLPLMRDWDVNKIHNIMDASYDHLVHLQKKFCLDQDEKTTIIRKERSLGIIPTNGFRISREILEEIVLSLSSRLHDMLYATSSLPKAKDESHHFTSIVTDVSGGDLRVCAFNGGADVWVDIGDKSLGVEALQHYLCKDSGKPPISKSESLHIGDQFASVGANDYKARLSACTVWIASPKETEEILFHLIDFLAKAPKD